From Erigeron canadensis isolate Cc75 chromosome 8, C_canadensis_v1, whole genome shotgun sequence, one genomic window encodes:
- the LOC122580118 gene encoding ABC transporter G family member 14-like: MAMPSNSVVPTPDDTTTTITISNPIEMVKPNHDYPSYLVYPVQPNSRSTSCLQLALSPITLKFEDVVYKVKFEQKGTCGGVASTREKTILNGVTGKVYPGEILAMLGPSGSGKTTLLTALGGRLTGKLSGKITYNSCPFSGSIKRRTGFVTQEDVLYPHLTVTETLLFTAMLRLPKTLTQGEKVEHVERVIAELGLTRCKTSMIGGPLFRGISGGEKKRVSIGQEMLINPSLLLLDEPTSGLDSTTAQRIVTTIKRLASGGRTVITTIHQPSSRLYHMFDKLVLLSEGSPIYYGPASTALEYFTSIGFSTTITVNPADLLLDLANGIAPDAMHEYEQGENTEHERKLVREQLVSSYETYISTRLKADLCSVDISNHNHGKEASRRSHGKSEQWCTSWWHQFKVLLLRGVKERRFESFNRLRIFQVISVAILGGLLWWHTPTSHIEDRIAMLFFFSVFWGFYPLYNAVFTFPQERRMLIKERSSGMYRLSSYFLARTIGDLPLELALPTAFTFILYWMGGLKPDPVTFVLSLLVVLYNVLVAQSLGLAIGAILMDVKKATTLASVTTLVFLIAGGYYIQQIPSFIVWLKYLSYSYYCFKLLLGVQYNESDLYECSKGVYCHVADFPAVKSVGLNNLPADLLIMAMMLVGYRLVAYIALQKVK, translated from the exons ATGGCCATGCCTTCCAACTCTGTAGTTCCAACTCCTGACGATACTACTACTACCATTACCATTTCCAATCCCATAGAAATGGTGAAACCAAACCATGATTACCCTTCTTATCTCGTGTATCCAGTCCAGCCTAATTCCCGTTCAACGTCTTGTCTACAGCTCGCCTTATCCCCCATAACTCTAAag tttgaagatgTTGTTTACAAAGTTAAGTTTGAGCAAAAAGGTACATGTGGTGGGGTAGCTAGCACAAGAGAGAAAACAATACTTAATGGGGTGACAG GTAAGGTTTACCCAGGGGAGATACTGGCAATGTTAGGTCCATCAGGAAGTGGTAAGACGACTCTCCTCACAGCTCTCGGTGGCCGCCTCACCGGAAAACTGTCTGGAAAGATTACATATAACAGCTGCCCATTTTCCGGTTCTATAAAAAGGCGAACAGGATTTGTAACACAAGAAGATGTTCTATATCCTCATCTCACTGTGACTGAAACCCTATTATTCACTGCAATGTTAAGATTACCCAAAACCTTGACTCAAGGTGAGAAAGTTGAGCATGTGGAGAGAGTCATTGCTGAGCTGGGACTAACTCGGTGTAAAACCAGCATGATAGGTGGCCCACTATTTAGAGGTATTTCTGGTGGAGAGAAAAAAAGGGTTAGCATTGGCCAAGAGATGTTAATTAACCCTAGCTTGCTGTTGTTGGATGAGCCCACTTCTGGTCTAGACTCAACCACGGCTCAACGGATTGTAACTACCATCAAGCGGTTGGCTAGTGGAGGTCGCACCGTGATCACAACAATTCATCAGCCATCTAGCCGGCTCTACCATATGTTTGACAAATTAGTTTTGTTGTCTGAGGGCTCACCAATTTACTACGGTCCTGCATCCACAGCCTTGGAGTATTTCACATCCATTGGATTTTCCACTACCATCACAGTCAATCCAGCTGATCTTTTACTAGATCTAGCTAATG GAATCGCACCTGATGCTATGCATGAATACGAGCAAGGTGAAAACACAGAGCATGAGAGGAAGTTAGTAAGGGAACAACTCGTCAGTTCCTATGAAACATACATATCGACCAGATTGAAAGCTGATTTATGCAGTGTAGATATTAGCAACCATAACCATGGAAAAGAAGCTTCCAGAA GAAGCCATGGCAAGTCAGAACAGTGGTGCACAAGCTGGTGGCATCAGTTTAAGGTGCTACTTTTAAGGGGGGTGAAAGAAAGAAGATTTGAATCCTTCAACAGGCTTCGGATCTTTCAAGTGATAAGTGTTGCTATACTAGGAGGACTCCTATGGTGGCACACCCCAACATCCCATATTGAAGATAGG ATAGCAATGCTTTTCTTCTTCTCAGTTTTTTGGGGGTTCTACCCGTTATATAATGCTGTTTTTACTTTTCCACAAGAAAGGAGGATGCTTATAAAAGAAAGATCATCTGGAATGTACCGTCTCTCCTCTTACTTTCTTGCAAGAACCATTGGAGACCTGCCACTCGAGCTAGCCCTCCCAACCGCCTTCACCTTCATACTCTATTGGATGGGTGGGCTCAAACCCGACCCAGTCACTTTCGTCCTTTCCCTACTTGTTGTCCTCTACAATGTCCTTGTAGCCCAAAGTCTTGGGTTAGCCATTGGTGCCATCCTTATGGATGTTAAAAAAGCCACAACATTGGCCTCAGTTACGACCCTGGTTTTCCTAATTGCTGGAGGATATTACATACAGCAAATCCCTTCTTTTATAGTGTGGTTGAAGTATTTGAGCTATAGCTACTACTGTTTCAAGCTTCTGCTTGGGGTTCAATACAATGAAAGTGATTTATACGAATGTTCAAAAGGAGTCTACTGCCATGTTGCAGATTTTCCAGCAGTTAAATCAGTGGGATTGAATAATCTACCAGCTGATTTGTTGATTATGGCAATGATGTTGGTGGGTTATCGACTTGTTGCTTATATTGCACTGCAAAAGGTTAAGTGA